The window ACCCGCCGGCCGACCTGCAACGGTCCCGGCGCAGACGAGGGCTCCTTTCGGGCCGCCGTGTCGCCGGCCTTCTGCCCGATCTCCTCCAGGACGGCCCGCCCTTTCTTGATCAGGGCCGGATCGCGCTTTTCTTTCAGGGATGCCATCAAGGTCGCGATTTCGGATCGCGCCTCCGCCACCGCTTCCGCCACTTTTTGACGGATCTTTTTCTGAATCTCCCGCTCGCTCATCGCCCAGCGGGCGGCCCCTTCTTTTTGCGCGGCGGCCGCGGCTTCCGCCTCCGCTCGGAGGGCTTCCAATCGCCGACGCTCCTCTTCCGCGTTTCGCCGCTCCCGTTCCAACTCGGAGATGATCCGCTCCAGGGTCGTCTCATTCGGACGAAGGTGTTCTTTGGCCCGCTCCAGGATCGAAGCGGGGAGGCCCAACCGGGCCGCCATTTCCAGGGCGGCGCTCCGCCCCGGGGTTCCCAACACCAAGCGATAGGTCGGAGCGAGCCGTTCCAGATCGAAAGCCAGACTCCCATTTAGAAATCGAGGATCGGCCTGGGCCAGACCTTTAAGGGAGGGATAATGCGTCGTCGTCACGATCCGCATTCCCCGATCGGCCAACTCCGTTAATATCGCCGCGGCCAGGGCGGCCCCTTCGGCGGGATCGGTCGAAGTGACCAACTCATCGAGCAGAATCAGCGATCCGCCGGGGGCCGTTTCCAGGATGGCTAAAATTTTAAGGAGGTGGGCCGAGAAGCTCGAAAGGTCGCGCGAGAGATCTTGATCATCGCCGATGTCGGCAATGACCGCCGGGAAGAGGGGAATCTCCGAACCCTCCCGGCATGGAATCGGGAGGCCGGCTCGAACCATCAGCGCCAAAAGACCGACGGTCTTCAAGAGGACCGTCTTCCCGCCGGTATTCGGACCGGAGAGGATCAAGGCGCGGCGCCCCTCTTCCAAAAGGATGTCGTTGGGAACGATGCTTCCCTTCCGGAGCAGGAGGAGCGGGTGCCGGGCCTCGAAGAGACGAATCGCACCCCCGGCATTCACCTTCGGGCAGATCCCGCCGATTCGCTCGGCCAGATTCGCCGACGCGCGGAGCAGATCGATCTCGGCAAGGATCTCCAAGTTGCGCGTAAGCCGCCCCGCTTCTCTCCCGACCTCCTCGCTGAGCGATCGCAAGATCCGCTCCACTTCACGGGAGACCGCCAACTGGGCGACCCTCAGGCGGTTGTTTGACCCGACCAGCTCCCTCGGTTCGACGAACGCAGTCGCCCCGCTCGCCGAGAGATCATGAACCACCCCTCCCTCTTTGTTCTGATCGGCGATCTTGAAGGGGAGGACATACCGTCCCTCCCGCTCGGTATAATACGGCTCCTGCAAAAGTTTTTCATAGCGGGCCGATCGGAGGATCTTTTCGAGCTGATCGGTGATCGCCTCCCGCGCCCGGGCCGCCTCGGCGGTCAGGGCGCGGAGGGCCGGCGTCGCTCCCTCCTGAATCCGTCCCTCCGGGTCGACGGCTGCCGCGATCTTTTGTCTTAAACCGGCCGGCGGCTCCAATTGCACTGCGATCTGAAAAAGGCGGGAAGCCTCCTCTTTTTTTCGGATCAAGAAAGAGCGGACCGACTCGACCTGTTCGAGCAGATCATGGATCCCCCGCAACTCGATTCCCTCCAGAACCGCTCCTTTGTTCGCGCGGGCCAAGAATGGGCGGGGATCGGTAAAAGAGGAGAGAGGGATATGGCTCCCCTCCTTTAAAAGGAGAACCCCCTCCCAAACAACCGCAAGCCGCTCCCGAACCGTTCCCGGTTCCTCCAGGAAAGGGAGGGCGCGGCAGCGCTCCGCCGTGATCGGCAACGCGGCCTGCCGGGCGAGAAACTCAACGATCTCGGGCCAGCCGAGTGAGGTGAATGACTGTTCGTAGAGAGGGTTCGATTGCATGTCGATCTTGTTCCTTCTTCTAATGATCCACTTCGGCGATGCGCAAGCCTGACAAGTTGCTTAAATAAAAACGTCCCGGTACAATCAGGACTTCGCAACGACGTAAATTAACACAACGCTTGGAAAAGGGTCAAACGAATGTCGCTCAGCGCCGGACAGATCGGGGAGGTCCTTGCAGAGATCGGGGACACGCTGCGGGGGGGGGTGATTCAGAAAATCGATCAGCCCCAACCCTGGAGCCTGGTCTTCGAGATTCATCAGCGGCGGGAGAGATATCACCTCTACTTTTCCGGACAGCGGCGCTTCTCCCGAATCCACCTGACCAACGAAAAACACCCCAACCCCTCCTCCCCTCCCCGGTTCTGCCAACTCCTGCGGGCGCATCTTCGATGGAAACGGATCGTCTCTCTTGAACAGATCGGAGGAGACCGGATCGTCCGAATGACCTGCGCCTGGCCTTCGACCCGAACGGAGATAAAGACGGAATCGTCACGAGAAGTCGGAGCCGATGCCCTACCACCTTCATCAACGAAAGAAGAAGAGAGGCGAACCCTCTCTCTGGTCGCGGAGCTGATGGGAACGGCGTCGAATTTCTTTTTAATCGACCATCAAGGGATTGTTTTGGGCTCGCTCTTCCCCCCTCCCGCCGGGCGCGCCTTACAGGTCGGTCTCCCCTATCTCCCTCCTGCGCTGCATCCGACCGGTCTCTTTAAAGAAACGGAGATTCCCCTTGTCGAACCGGGTCCCCACCGATTCAACCGGTCGGTGGAGGCCACCTATCGCCCCCTGCAGGAAAAAACGGCCGAGGAGGAAGAGAAGAGGCGGCTGACGGCCCTGATCGATGAGGGAATTCGCCGCTGCCGGAAAAAGTTACAGCAGATCTCCATCGGCCTGGCCGAGGCCGAAAAGGCCGACCGGTTTCGCTACGAAGGAGAGCTCCTGAAGGGTCATCTTCGCCAAGTCCGGACAGGAATGACAGAGGTGAAGATTCCCGATCCAGCGCATCCGGACCAGGCGGAGATGACTCTTTCGTTGGACCCCGCCCTCTCCCCGTCGGAAAATCTGGAACGGTTCTTCAAGAGATATAAAAAAGCCCAGGCGGCGCAGGCGGCCCTTCAGACGCAGAGGGAGAAGACGAAAAAAGAATTGGAAGCGCTGGAACGGAATCGAACGGTCCTTCTGGAAGGGGGGACCGTCGCCATGGCGGGAAAAACGCCCGTCCCGACCCGACGGGAGAAGGGGAAGCGGGCCGGCCCTCCCACCTTTCTCTCGGCAGACGGCTGGAGCGTGATCGTCGGAAGAAATCATCGGGAAAACGAAGAGATTACTTTCCGGACGGCGCGGGGAAACGATCTCTGGTTTCACGCCCGCGGCGTTCCCGGGTCCCATCTGATCGTCCGGATGGACCGAGGGAAGGAGATCCCCTACCAGACCCTGCTCGACGCGGCGACCCTGGCGCTTCATTTCAGCGACGGGAGGAAAGAGGGGAAGGGCGATGTCGTTTATACCTTTCGGAAGTATATCCAGAAACCGAAAGGGGCCAAGCCGGGCGCCGTCCTCGTCTCCCAGGAGAAAAACATCTACATTGAAATCGAACCGAAGCGGCTGGAACGCCTCTTGGCCAGCACCCTTTGAGAAGAATAAAGGATGAATCGGATCAATCCGGAGGGAAGAAGATCAACTTTCCTCACACTAATGTCTTCAACGCGGGACAGTGCTCTTTGACCTTCAAGAGGATTTCATCCGGATTGATCGGCTTCACGATATAATCTCTCGCCCCCAATTCCATGCTGCGCGCCTTGGAAGCGCGATCGACTTTCGCCGAGATCACCAGCACCGGAATCTGACTCATCCCTGAATCGCCCCGCATGACCTCCATCACCCCAAAACCGTCCAGCTTCGGCATCATGATATCCAAGAGAACAAGCGCCGGCGCCTCTTCCTGAATCTTTTGGAGCGCCTCGACGCCGTCCCTGGCCGCAAAGGTAGGATACCCCCCCTGATTTAAGATCACCGTTAAGATATGGACCGTATCTTGATTGTCATCGACAATCAGAATCCGCTTTGACAAAGAACCACCTCCCCCCATTCCCGCATCAGAGGAGACTTTCCCCTCTCCCAACTGATGCAACGAAGCAAATGTTGTTATTCTAATCAATGGAGAAACCCGATTTCAATAAAATACGTAAAAATAGTGAGGCCCCTGTTTTTCACAAGGAAAGAGGGTTTCTCTCTTATAGAAAAACCGCCTCCGGCTGGGGTTAAATCCCGAAAGAGCTTGAAAAATATTTCTGAAAGATTAAGATAGGGAGTCGCCTCCTCATCAATTCGATTGTTCGCGCCGATTGCTCGCGGCAACCGCCGGTCCGACCAGAAGGGCGACCGCTTAACCGGCTTCGTCTTATCCTCAAAGGAGAATCGATCCAATGAACTTGAGATTTGAAAAGCTCCCTGGCCCCATCTACCCCGCTTACCTTCACGTTGGAGATTATTCCATTGCGCTCGAGCCCGAACTGGTCCAGACCTTGAAAGAGAGTACGCAGCTCGATCAGACGCGATTCTTTGAAAATCTGATTCAAAAAGTCGGAATGAACCGATACCTGAGAGAAATGATTCAGGAGGCGGTTGCAAAGGCGGAAGATCCCGGATTGTTGGCAAAACAGCTACAAGCGGAGTTGCAGACCCTCTGACAATGCGGAGCTTTTACGGGCGGGCTTCGATGGGGAGGTAAGGAAGCTCCCTGGGGCCGGTATAAAGGCAGCGGGGGCGGATCAATCGGTTGTGGTCGTGCTGCTCGATGACGTGGGCCGACCAGCCGGCGATCCGGCTGCAGACAAAAAGCGGGGTATCGAACTCGATCGGAAGGCCGAGAAGGTAGTAGGCCGAAGCGGAATAGAAATCGAGATTGGGATGAAGCCCCTTCTCCTGCCGCATTCTCTCCTCGATCCGGCTTGAGAGCGCAAACCATTTTCGGTCGTTCTTCTTTTCCCCCAGCTCCTTTGAATATCTCTTGATGATATCGGATCGGATATCCCCCCCCTTCAGCACCCGGTGGCCAAACCCCATGATCCGCTCCTTCCGGGCCAAGCGGTCACGGATGTATCGCTCCTCGTTTTCAATCCCGCCGATCTCCAGAAGCATCTTCATCACCGCCTCGTTCGCGCCGCCGTGCAGCGGTCCCTTGAGCGACCCGATCGCCGAGGTGATCGCGGAGTGCATATCGGAGAGGGAAGAGGCGGTCACCCGCGCCGCGAAAGTCGAGGCGTTGAATTCATGTTCGGCATAAAGAATCAGCGAGATCTCCATCACCTTCTCCGAGAACGGATCGGGCCGTTTTCCGGTGATCAAATAGAGAAGGCTCGCCGCGTGCGACAGGGACGGATCGGAAGAAGGAGGCTCTTCGGGCGCATGCCGGAACGCGGCCAAAAGCGAGGGGATCTGAGCAATCAGCCGGATCGCCTTGCGAAGATTGGCCGGGCGGTCGTTCGATCCCCGATCGGGATCGTTGAGGCCGAGAAAGGAAACCGCCGTCCGGAGCATGTCCATCGGGCCGGCGGAGGTCGGAACGGTCTTCAGAAAACGGCGGACGGTTTCGGGAAGCGGGCGCGACCGGACCAGCTCCCCCGAAAAATCGGAGAGCTCTTTTCGATTGGGCAGTTTTCCCATCAGCAGAAGATAGGCCACCTCTTCGAACGAGGCCCGCTCGGAAAGATCTTCGATCCGGTAGCCGCGATAGAAGAGTCCCCCGGTCGTCTCTTCCACGTCGCAAATCTCGGACTCTCCCGCCAGAATCCCTTCGAGCCCATGGTAAACCCGATCGGCGCCCTCTTTGCGAACTTCACTCATTTTTTCCTCCGGTTGCTCCGCTTCGGGCCGGGTTTCTGGGAAGCCAGATCCTGATCGAGCCGCTCATAATCGGCATATCGGATGACTTCATAGAGATCTCGGCGGCTCTGCATCCGCCCCAGCAATCGCCTCGACGTCCCCTCCTTCTTCAGCGCCTCCAGGGTCTCCTCCATCGCTTTTGCCGCCGTTCGAAAGAGGGTCATCGGGAAGAGAATCAACCGATAGCCGATCCTTGAAAGTTCTTCGGCGGAAAGAAGCGGGCTCTTGCCGAATTCGGTCATGTTCGCCAACAAAGGGGCCTTGATCTTCTCCGCGAATTTCGTAAATTCCTCTGCCGACTCCAACGCCTCCGGAAAAATCACATCGGCGCCGACGTCGAGGTAACGGCGCGCCCGATCGACGGCATCACGAAAGCCGGTCACCCCCCTGGCGTCGGTTCTGGCGATGATCAGAAAATCGGGATCGCGCCGCGCGCGGGTCGCCGCTTGGATCTTTTGAACCATCTCCCTGGCGGGGATCAGACTTTTTCCGGGCAGATGACCGCATCGTTTCGGGAAAGCCTGGTCTTCGATCTGAATCCCGGCCACCCCGGCCGTCTCGAACCCCTCGACCGCCCGGACCAGGTGTATCCCTTCGCCGAAGCCGGTATCGGCGTCGGCGATCGCCGGAATCTTCACCGCCCGCGCGATATAGGCCGCCTGGGCCGTCACCTCCGCCAGAGAGAGAAGCCCGACGTCGGGAACCCCCGCCACCCCGTTTGCAAGGCCGGCCCCGGAGATGTAAACCGCCTCGAAGCCGGCCCGCTCGATCAACTCCGCGGAGAAGGCGTTGAACGCCCCCGGCAGGAGAAGGGCGCGCTTTTCGATGATCCGCCGGAGCCGTCTGCCGGGAGAGGTCATCCCTTCCCCCTCACCTTCAGCAGGTTTAAAATTTCCCCCACCGATTTCACCTTCTCCAACGCCCAAATCCGGGCCAGCACCCCTTCAATTTGTCTTTTCGAAAGGAGCCGGCCGGCCAGCCGCCGGAATTTCTCCTCCACCTCGGCGTCGGTCATCGGATTCTTCGGATGGCCTCTCGGGTGGTCGACCCGCTCGACCTCGCGTCTTCCCCCCGCCTCGATCTCGACGATATTCGCAATGGCGCCGGGATAAGCGGCGGAGAGATCGGGGTCGGAGAGGACACGCACCTTCTGTATCAGGAGATGAAGTTTCGGATCGATCAAACGCCGCGGTCCAAACTGCCGAAGCCCCACTTCGCCATCCATCAGAGCGACCGCGACACAATAGGGAAGGGAATGATCGGCCGTCTCCCGGGTCTTCGGATGCCACTTCTCCGGGTCGCGCCCGATGATCTCATAAGAGATATCGGGGGTGCGGATCGTGATCGCGTCGATCGAATCGATTCCCCCTTCCATTCGCTCCCGCAGCAGAAGCGCCGCCTGGACGGCGCTCTGGGCATGGTATTCCACCGGGAAATATTTGATGTACGTTTCCATGATCTTGAACGGACCGGACGGATGGAGCGGCGGGAGGTCGAACTCGCCCGAGACGATCCGCATGAAACCCTTCTCTCCCTCGAAGATCGGCGCCGGACCGGTCATCCCCAACCGGGCGAGCTCCACGGCGAAAAGCCCGTTGCGCGCCGCATTGGCGAAGGCCGCCGCCTTCCACATCGAGATCTCCCCGACCCGCGTCTGGCGGAGCGCCTGATTCGGCGTGCCGGCCAGGCCGACGGCGTGGATCGTCTTTGCCTCGGTCAGTCTCCAGAGCTTGGCCGCCGTCAGCGCGCTGGAGAACGCCCCGTAGGTCACATGATCCCATCCCCGCGGACGAAGGGCGGCGGCGTCACAGAGACGGCACTGAATCTCGTAGCCGAGGACGACCGCCTCGATCAGCGCCTTTCCGCCCCGCCCCGCCGCCTCGGCCGCGGCCAGCGCGGCCGGAATGTTGTCGCTCGGATGGGCCGGCTCTTTGGAAAGGTAGGTGTCGTTATAGTCGAGATAACGGGCGGCGGTGCCGTTGGCGAAGGCGGCGAGGTCCTCGGTCGTTCGATGCGCCTCCCCGAACAGCGTCGCCCCGGGACGGAACCGGACCGACCGCGCCACCTTGCGCGCGATCTTCGCCGGGGGGTCTTTCCAGCCGCCGAAGGCGCATCCGAGCGTGTCGATGAGACGGCGCTTCACTTCATGGATCACCTCCGGCGGCAGGTGGCGGTAAGATAATTCGCGGCTGAAGCGCGCCAGCCGCTCTGCCACGGTGGAATCGACTTTGGGATGGGCGGTGTGCGCCATCGCTCCTCCTTATTTTATTTTCGATGGTTTTAGTCTACAAACCTTTCCGGGAAGTGTCAATGCAACCGCGGATCGTTTGCCGCTTGAACCGCCCCTCTTCCTCCCCGTTGACTCGCCATGTTATAATCAATTTGCGTCTGTCCTTCTCGGTTTTCACCTGAATTGCGCGCCGCCGAGCCCTTTTCCACCCGGGAGTATTTTCCCATGCAAACAGAACCATCCCCACGGAAATTAATCGAAGATGACGATATTCAAAACGTGCTGGATGATCTCATCCTAGTGCAGGAACGAACCCAGATCCCCTATGTGTTTGGAGGAGGCCTCGCCGCCAAATGTTTGGGACGGGAGCGGCGGACGAAAGATATCGACATCTTCGTGCGGCCGGAGCATGCCGAGCGGCTGCTCGACGCCCTCGATCAGATCGGGTTTAAAACCGAGATGACCGACCCGAAATGGCTCTACAAAGCCAAAAAAGACGACGTTCCGATCGACATCATTTTTAAGTCGGCGGGGAATATTTATCTCGACGACGAAACCTTTCGAAGGGCGACGCCGGTCGATTTTAAGGGAAAGCGAATTCCCATCCTTCCCGCCGAGGATCTCATCGTCATGAAAAGCCTGGCCACGGAAGAGTTCGGCCCCCACCACTGGTTCGACGCCCTCGATGTGATCAAGTCGGGAAAGATCGATTGGGACTATTTAAAACGGCGCGCCAAACATGGACCCCGCCGGGTCTTGGGTCTTCTCTTCTATGCGCAATCGATCGATCTGCCGGTCCCCGATCGCGCCGTCTTGGATATCCTGCATACCTATCTTGAATGAATTGAGGAAGCGATGACGGAAGATCATTACCTCCGGGAAAAAATCAGGCAGACCCTTGCGACCGACCCCCAGGTCGGTATTCTGAACGTCCGGGTCCAGATCGAGGGAAAACGGATCATTCTCTATGGAGAGGTTTCTTCTCCGGAGAAGGGAGAGTACGCGCGAACGGTGGTTCAGCGGCAATTGCCCGATTTTGAGGTCATCAGCGAGCTCACCCCGCCGATCCCGCCGGAAGGGCCGCCGGAAGGGCCCTATGTGCGGATTGCGGCGGCGGGAGACCTTCACTACGACGCCCGCTCGCGCGGGAAACTTCGCTCTCATTTCCAGAAATTGGAGGGAGAGGCCGATCTTCTCCTCTTGGCCGGCGATCTGACCGACACGGGGACCTCTGAGGAAACCGCCGTCCTCATTGAAGATTTAAAAGGGCTCCGGATCCCGATCGTCGCCGTTTTGGGAAACCACGATTATCACTGCAATCAAGTCAAGGAGGTCCGCCGGATGTTGGGGGAGGGCGGGGTCACGGTCTTGGAAGGGGATTCCACCGTGGTCCACTGCCGGGAACTGTCGATCGGCATCGCCGGGACGAAGGGATTCGCGGGGGGATTCGAAGGGGCTTGCGGGACCGTCTTCGGCGAGCCGGAGATGAAAGCGTTTATCGCTCATACCGAAAGGGTGTCCCACCAGTTGAAGGAAACCCTCTTCTCTTTGGAGACCGATCTCAAGATTGCGCTTCTCCACTATGCGCCGATCAGAGAGACCCTCGCCGGCGAGCGCGCCGAGGTCTTCCCCTTCTTGGGGAGCTATCTCTTGGGAAAGGCGATCGACGAAGCGGGGGCCGATCTTGTCGTTCACGGCCATGCCCACCACGGTCGAGAACGAGGCATGACCCGCGGAGGAATCCCGGTCCGCAATGCCGCCATCCCGATGCTCAAGAAGGCCAACCTCTTCTATTCCCTTTCTCCGCGTGCAAAAAAAACACACTCGTAAGAGAAAAAATACCGAATTTGACGTGATCCTTCCCATCCCCACAGGCGCATTCTTGCGCGGTCTACCGCATTGCCTCCAGACTCTGTCATCCTTCCCTTTCCCTAGAGGCACCCTTTTTGCAAAATTATATAAAGGGGTATTACAAATCCATTTTTCCTTTTCAATAGCAGCAATTTATTGTCGAGGAAGAGGAGGTTCATAATGGAAATGGAACGTGAAGGAGTCAGGGAGCCGTATCGAGAGACTTATCCAACAACGAGAGAATCTTCCCTCTATCCGGTGAGTCGAATCGGATGGGGCGCGGTGATCGCCGGTTTTTTTATCGCCACGGTGACGCAGATCTTACTGAATACGCTGGGAGTCGCCATCGGATTGAGCATGGTGGGGGCAGAGGGAGAGACGCCCGGCACTGCGATGGGCATCGGGGCCGGAATCTGGACGATTGTTTCGTCCGTGATTTCCGTTTTTGTCGGAGCGTGGGTCGCGGGCCGCTACACATCGATCCCTGAACGGGGGGAAGGATCTCTT of the Candidatus Manganitrophus noduliformans genome contains:
- a CDS encoding nucleotidyltransferase, which codes for MQTEPSPRKLIEDDDIQNVLDDLILVQERTQIPYVFGGGLAAKCLGRERRTKDIDIFVRPEHAERLLDALDQIGFKTEMTDPKWLYKAKKDDVPIDIIFKSAGNIYLDDETFRRATPVDFKGKRIPILPAEDLIVMKSLATEEFGPHHWFDALDVIKSGKIDWDYLKRRAKHGPRRVLGLLFYAQSIDLPVPDRAVLDILHTYLE
- a CDS encoding citrate/2-methylcitrate synthase, which encodes MSEVRKEGADRVYHGLEGILAGESEICDVEETTGGLFYRGYRIEDLSERASFEEVAYLLLMGKLPNRKELSDFSGELVRSRPLPETVRRFLKTVPTSAGPMDMLRTAVSFLGLNDPDRGSNDRPANLRKAIRLIAQIPSLLAAFRHAPEEPPSSDPSLSHAASLLYLITGKRPDPFSEKVMEISLILYAEHEFNASTFAARVTASSLSDMHSAITSAIGSLKGPLHGGANEAVMKMLLEIGGIENEERYIRDRLARKERIMGFGHRVLKGGDIRSDIIKRYSKELGEKKNDRKWFALSSRIEERMRQEKGLHPNLDFYSASAYYLLGLPIEFDTPLFVCSRIAGWSAHVIEQHDHNRLIRPRCLYTGPRELPYLPIEARP
- a CDS encoding response regulator transcription factor, encoding MSKRILIVDDNQDTVHILTVILNQGGYPTFAARDGVEALQKIQEEAPALVLLDIMMPKLDGFGVMEVMRGDSGMSQIPVLVISAKVDRASKARSMELGARDYIVKPINPDEILLKVKEHCPALKTLV
- a CDS encoding metallophosphoesterase family protein; its protein translation is MRIAAAGDLHYDARSRGKLRSHFQKLEGEADLLLLAGDLTDTGTSEETAVLIEDLKGLRIPIVAVLGNHDYHCNQVKEVRRMLGEGGVTVLEGDSTVVHCRELSIGIAGTKGFAGGFEGACGTVFGEPEMKAFIAHTERVSHQLKETLFSLETDLKIALLHYAPIRETLAGERAEVFPFLGSYLLGKAIDEAGADLVVHGHAHHGRERGMTRGGIPVRNAAIPMLKKANLFYSLSPRAKKTHS
- a CDS encoding Rqc2 family fibronectin-binding protein, whose product is MSLSAGQIGEVLAEIGDTLRGGVIQKIDQPQPWSLVFEIHQRRERYHLYFSGQRRFSRIHLTNEKHPNPSSPPRFCQLLRAHLRWKRIVSLEQIGGDRIVRMTCAWPSTRTEIKTESSREVGADALPPSSTKEEERRTLSLVAELMGTASNFFLIDHQGIVLGSLFPPPAGRALQVGLPYLPPALHPTGLFKETEIPLVEPGPHRFNRSVEATYRPLQEKTAEEEEKRRLTALIDEGIRRCRKKLQQISIGLAEAEKADRFRYEGELLKGHLRQVRTGMTEVKIPDPAHPDQAEMTLSLDPALSPSENLERFFKRYKKAQAAQAALQTQREKTKKELEALERNRTVLLEGGTVAMAGKTPVPTRREKGKRAGPPTFLSADGWSVIVGRNHRENEEITFRTARGNDLWFHARGVPGSHLIVRMDRGKEIPYQTLLDAATLALHFSDGRKEGKGDVVYTFRKYIQKPKGAKPGAVLVSQEKNIYIEIEPKRLERLLASTL
- a CDS encoding endonuclease MutS2, with amino-acid sequence MQSNPLYEQSFTSLGWPEIVEFLARQAALPITAERCRALPFLEEPGTVRERLAVVWEGVLLLKEGSHIPLSSFTDPRPFLARANKGAVLEGIELRGIHDLLEQVESVRSFLIRKKEEASRLFQIAVQLEPPAGLRQKIAAAVDPEGRIQEGATPALRALTAEAARAREAITDQLEKILRSARYEKLLQEPYYTEREGRYVLPFKIADQNKEGGVVHDLSASGATAFVEPRELVGSNNRLRVAQLAVSREVERILRSLSEEVGREAGRLTRNLEILAEIDLLRASANLAERIGGICPKVNAGGAIRLFEARHPLLLLRKGSIVPNDILLEEGRRALILSGPNTGGKTVLLKTVGLLALMVRAGLPIPCREGSEIPLFPAVIADIGDDQDLSRDLSSFSAHLLKILAILETAPGGSLILLDELVTSTDPAEGAALAAAILTELADRGMRIVTTTHYPSLKGLAQADPRFLNGSLAFDLERLAPTYRLVLGTPGRSAALEMAARLGLPASILERAKEHLRPNETTLERIISELERERRNAEEERRRLEALRAEAEAAAAAQKEGAARWAMSEREIQKKIRQKVAEAVAEARSEIATLMASLKEKRDPALIKKGRAVLEEIGQKAGDTAARKEPSSAPGPLQVGRRVEVLPLGKQGVLLDPPEGSKKVRVQIGSQILFVSPEAIEGVIEEEREEGPPAPVFRSAGPAESTVNLVGKRVEEALEILERFLDRAILGNEREIRLVHGHGSGKLKKAVREYLPTSPYVARFRPGDLLEGGDAVTIITLKEE
- the prpB gene encoding methylisocitrate lyase → MTSPGRRLRRIIEKRALLLPGAFNAFSAELIERAGFEAVYISGAGLANGVAGVPDVGLLSLAEVTAQAAYIARAVKIPAIADADTGFGEGIHLVRAVEGFETAGVAGIQIEDQAFPKRCGHLPGKSLIPAREMVQKIQAATRARRDPDFLIIARTDARGVTGFRDAVDRARRYLDVGADVIFPEALESAEEFTKFAEKIKAPLLANMTEFGKSPLLSAEELSRIGYRLILFPMTLFRTAAKAMEETLEALKKEGTSRRLLGRMQSRRDLYEVIRYADYERLDQDLASQKPGPKRSNRRKK
- a CDS encoding MmgE/PrpD family protein, with the protein product MAHTAHPKVDSTVAERLARFSRELSYRHLPPEVIHEVKRRLIDTLGCAFGGWKDPPAKIARKVARSVRFRPGATLFGEAHRTTEDLAAFANGTAARYLDYNDTYLSKEPAHPSDNIPAALAAAEAAGRGGKALIEAVVLGYEIQCRLCDAAALRPRGWDHVTYGAFSSALTAAKLWRLTEAKTIHAVGLAGTPNQALRQTRVGEISMWKAAAFANAARNGLFAVELARLGMTGPAPIFEGEKGFMRIVSGEFDLPPLHPSGPFKIMETYIKYFPVEYHAQSAVQAALLLRERMEGGIDSIDAITIRTPDISYEIIGRDPEKWHPKTRETADHSLPYCVAVALMDGEVGLRQFGPRRLIDPKLHLLIQKVRVLSDPDLSAAYPGAIANIVEIEAGGRREVERVDHPRGHPKNPMTDAEVEEKFRRLAGRLLSKRQIEGVLARIWALEKVKSVGEILNLLKVRGKG